One Rhizobium sp. NRK18 genomic window carries:
- a CDS encoding DMT family transporter, translating into MMTRQTQGILGVMAAQTLLGTLGVCVVESGADPMSVTFYRCLIGGLALGLHAAWRGRLTALLRLPAKVLALAFASGVLMIGNWILFFTAIEHIGIAVSTIVFHVQPFIVVLLGSFLFRERLHVATFAWIVLALAGLVLATDIAEGGGAAGGSYLLGLACALGGAVLYALVTLIAKGLKGIDAPQLVTIQCFCGTLLLFAAAPLGPLQVTSSQWGWFLLIGLVHTGGVYFLLYGALPKLSTPLAAVLLFLYPVSAILAHAVVYGHHLAPVQYAGFVAILIASLGVTLRWGVRSSVAVPAE; encoded by the coding sequence ATGATGACCCGCCAGACACAAGGCATTCTCGGTGTCATGGCCGCGCAGACGCTGCTCGGCACGCTCGGCGTCTGCGTCGTCGAAAGCGGCGCCGATCCCATGTCGGTGACCTTCTACCGCTGCCTGATCGGTGGACTGGCGCTGGGGCTGCACGCGGCCTGGCGCGGCCGGTTGACTGCACTGCTGCGCCTGCCGGCCAAGGTGCTCGCCCTGGCATTTGCCAGCGGCGTCTTGATGATCGGCAACTGGATCCTGTTCTTCACCGCCATCGAGCATATCGGCATCGCCGTCTCCACCATCGTCTTTCACGTCCAGCCCTTCATCGTCGTGCTGCTCGGCTCGTTTCTCTTCCGCGAGAGGCTGCATGTCGCGACATTCGCGTGGATCGTTCTGGCGCTGGCCGGACTGGTGCTCGCAACGGATATCGCCGAGGGTGGCGGCGCGGCCGGCGGCTCGTATCTTCTCGGCCTCGCCTGCGCGCTCGGCGGCGCGGTGCTCTATGCGCTGGTGACACTGATCGCCAAAGGGCTGAAAGGCATCGACGCACCGCAACTGGTTACCATCCAGTGCTTCTGCGGCACGCTGCTGCTGTTCGCCGCCGCGCCCCTCGGCCCGCTGCAGGTGACATCCAGCCAGTGGGGCTGGTTCCTGCTGATCGGCCTGGTGCATACGGGCGGGGTCTATTTCCTGCTTTACGGCGCGCTACCGAAGCTTTCGACGCCGCTCGCAGCCGTCCTCCTGTTCCTCTATCCGGTCAGCGCCATCCTTGCCCATGCCGTCGTCTATGGCCATCATCTCGCCCCGGTGCAGTATGCCGGCTTCGTCGCCATCCTGATCGCCAGCCTCGGCGTCACCCTGCGCTGGGGCGTCCGCTCTTCCGTGGCGGTTCCGGCCGAATAG